Within Planktothrix tepida PCC 9214, the genomic segment CCTCCCCATATTCACATTGATAGAGATAATCTCTCAGCTAAATTCTGGTTATCGACCGTATCTTTAGCCAAAAATATAGGATTTAATGCTAAAGAGTTAAGAAAAATACAATCCCTTGTGGAAGTCAATCAACAAAAATTTTTAGAGGCATGGTATGAATACTTTGGCAATTCAAACTGATATTCGTGTAAAAAATGTTCTCATCCATGAAGATGCTTTTAGTGTGGAATTAATGGATGGACGCACTCTCACCACTCCCCTA encodes:
- a CDS encoding DUF4160 domain-containing protein codes for the protein MPTVLRFESYRFYFYSHEPNEPPHIHIDRDNLSAKFWLSTVSLAKNIGFNAKELRKIQSLVEVNQQKFLEAWYEYFGNSN